One Nitrososphaerota archaeon DNA segment encodes these proteins:
- a CDS encoding hydrogenase 4 subunit F, with amino-acid sequence MIQQLAASTGFSIIIVTLLLTPLAALVSTTLAGKKRNIETITAVSTFFILIQGIILVAAVISEKTVTAFNGIFYVDAFSAVILLPISLVGFVAALYSINYIGRQYNNGFMDHKQLVRYYQEFNLFIFTMLLVPVSNNLGLMWVAIEATTLVSVLLIMLYVKEDAIEAAWKYLIVATVGLSFAFFGITFFYYANTNVAASDLGDGWNWTTMLSNAKLFDPTVVKIAFIFILVGYGTKAGLAPMHTWLPDAHSEAPTPVSALLSGVLLNCAIYAIVRFHIISSNAIGSLFSSQLLIMLGVVSIGIAAASIYFQRDMKRMLAYSSVEHMGIVAFAIGTGGLIGVYGAMLHIINHAITKPLMFFASGTISQKFETKAMRHIRGVITVMPATGALFLLGGLAIAGMPPFNIFLSEFLILSSGFNSGQFIASSLVLLFLTVIFAGFTGHLVRMVFGTPRREMKKGDLGKFAVIPMIILVVLALILGVYVPEPLQILARGVSTIINQGDLPK; translated from the coding sequence ATGATCCAGCAACTAGCCGCATCAACAGGGTTCAGCATAATCATAGTGACCTTACTGCTTACTCCGTTAGCAGCACTAGTATCAACTACCTTAGCGGGAAAGAAAAGAAACATCGAGACGATAACGGCAGTATCAACCTTCTTCATACTGATTCAAGGCATCATACTGGTGGCTGCGGTAATCTCCGAGAAGACAGTTACCGCGTTTAACGGTATATTCTATGTAGATGCGTTTAGCGCAGTAATCCTGCTACCAATATCCCTAGTCGGGTTTGTGGCTGCGCTTTACTCCATAAACTACATCGGAAGACAGTACAATAACGGCTTTATGGATCACAAGCAGCTCGTTCGATACTACCAAGAGTTCAATCTCTTCATCTTCACTATGCTGCTTGTCCCTGTATCAAACAACCTTGGACTAATGTGGGTGGCTATAGAGGCAACAACGCTAGTCTCTGTCCTGCTAATCATGCTCTACGTTAAGGAGGATGCAATTGAAGCAGCATGGAAGTATCTTATAGTCGCAACAGTCGGACTGTCATTCGCATTCTTCGGTATCACCTTCTTCTACTACGCCAACACTAACGTAGCCGCCTCAGACCTAGGTGACGGTTGGAACTGGACAACCATGCTTAGCAACGCGAAGCTTTTCGACCCCACTGTAGTGAAGATAGCCTTCATCTTCATACTAGTGGGCTACGGAACAAAGGCTGGTCTCGCTCCTATGCACACATGGCTCCCTGACGCCCATAGCGAAGCTCCAACACCAGTAAGTGCGCTGCTATCTGGAGTACTTCTGAACTGCGCGATATACGCGATAGTTAGATTCCACATAATCAGCAGCAACGCAATAGGCTCACTATTCTCAAGCCAGCTCCTGATAATGCTAGGCGTAGTATCAATAGGAATAGCTGCAGCATCCATCTACTTCCAACGGGACATGAAACGCATGCTAGCCTACTCAAGTGTTGAGCACATGGGCATAGTAGCATTTGCAATCGGTACCGGTGGCCTAATCGGAGTATACGGAGCAATGCTGCACATAATTAACCACGCAATAACAAAGCCGCTGATGTTCTTCGCAAGCGGAACCATCAGCCAGAAGTTCGAAACTAAAGCAATGCGGCATATCAGGGGAGTAATCACGGTAATGCCTGCGACAGGCGCGCTCTTTCTGCTAGGTGGGCTGGCCATAGCTGGAATGCCGCCTTTCAATATCTTTCTAAGTGAGTTCCTAATACTCAGCTCAGGCTTCAACTCGGGCCAGTTTATAGCAAGCTCTCTAGTACTCCTCTTCCTGACAGTGATATTCGCAGGCTTCACCGGGCACTTGGTAAGAATGGTGTTCGGAACCCCTAGGCGAGAGATGAAAAAAGGTGATCTAGGAAAATTCGCAGTAATTCCTATGATAATACTTGTAGTGCTAGCGTTAATTCTAGGCGTCTACGTACCTGAACCGTTACAAATACTGGCTAGGGGCGTCTCGACTATAATCAACCAAGGGGACCTTCCGAAATGA
- a CDS encoding NADH-quinone oxidoreductase subunit C, whose translation MSGNVNNGITKYTSIITEKFGEHVESISEANMNELHVTLKQLGNSPKICEFIYSKFHARLSTMVCSDERRVDGGGYTLRYVFSMGDDDNDVFIVVTAKVDPRNPSFPSIALQIPAAFLYEREIKDMFGLTPQGNPDMRPLILHEEWPSGVFPLRMDFDISTKIPRVHKEYQFIKVEGEGVCEIPVGPVHAGIIEPGHFRFSILGEHIVNLETRLFYTHKGVEKLAENRSLEEVLLLAERISGDESVANSTAYCQAVEKIAQSSLPKRAEQLRVVYAEMERIYNHLGTLAGISTDVGYAYGSARLNILKERMMRLNEAVTGSRLLFGVNRIGGVTVDVSDEVSRTVIDTVNDVQQDFEAIIALLRTKSSFIDRLRKTGVIPRKAAKELGIVGVAARCAGLDIDVRHDHPYAAYSEIRIDQQHDSPRNITKYRIEMQKRVGDALSRFEVRVEEIKDSMSIIGKVLRNLSEGEIYTSILQENLKPYRHALGYAESHRGETMHWLMLGEKKRITRYKVRTASFSNWPIIEQAVLNDIIPDFPLVNKSLDLSYSGNDL comes from the coding sequence ATGAGCGGCAACGTTAACAATGGTATCACCAAATACACGTCCATTATTACTGAGAAGTTCGGAGAACATGTCGAATCGATAAGCGAAGCTAACATGAATGAGCTGCATGTAACGCTGAAACAGCTGGGCAACTCACCTAAAATATGCGAATTCATCTACAGTAAGTTCCACGCTAGGCTTTCAACTATGGTGTGCAGCGACGAGCGACGTGTCGATGGCGGCGGCTATACGTTAAGGTATGTATTCTCTATGGGTGACGATGACAACGATGTCTTCATCGTGGTGACTGCGAAGGTAGATCCGCGCAACCCATCCTTTCCCAGCATTGCGCTTCAGATACCTGCAGCCTTTCTGTATGAAAGAGAGATCAAAGACATGTTTGGATTAACCCCGCAAGGAAATCCCGACATGAGACCGCTCATACTGCACGAAGAGTGGCCAAGCGGCGTCTTTCCATTGAGAATGGATTTCGACATCTCGACAAAGATACCTAGGGTACATAAGGAATACCAGTTTATCAAAGTCGAAGGCGAAGGTGTTTGCGAGATACCAGTGGGACCGGTACACGCAGGCATCATTGAGCCCGGTCACTTCAGATTCAGTATTCTTGGCGAACACATAGTGAACCTAGAGACACGACTATTCTACACCCATAAGGGAGTTGAAAAACTTGCTGAAAACAGGAGCTTAGAAGAGGTTCTGCTTCTCGCGGAGCGCATATCTGGAGACGAATCGGTAGCTAACTCCACAGCTTACTGCCAAGCCGTAGAAAAAATCGCGCAGAGTAGCCTACCTAAACGAGCGGAGCAGCTCAGAGTAGTCTACGCGGAGATGGAGCGAATCTACAACCATCTAGGAACGCTTGCAGGCATCTCAACCGATGTAGGATATGCCTACGGCTCAGCTAGGCTCAATATTTTGAAGGAAAGGATGATGCGGTTGAACGAAGCTGTAACCGGAAGCCGCCTGTTGTTTGGAGTAAACAGAATCGGTGGAGTGACCGTCGATGTATCGGACGAGGTGAGCAGAACAGTTATTGACACTGTGAATGATGTTCAGCAAGACTTTGAAGCAATAATTGCTCTGCTGCGAACTAAATCGTCATTCATCGACAGGTTAAGAAAAACAGGAGTTATACCTAGGAAGGCCGCTAAAGAGTTAGGTATTGTAGGTGTGGCTGCGCGTTGCGCAGGTCTCGATATTGATGTTAGACATGACCATCCATACGCAGCCTACTCTGAGATACGCATAGATCAACAACATGACTCGCCTAGAAACATCACAAAGTACAGAATTGAAATGCAGAAGAGAGTTGGTGACGCGTTGTCACGCTTCGAGGTTCGCGTGGAAGAGATCAAAGACTCGATGAGTATCATTGGAAAAGTCCTCCGAAACCTAAGCGAAGGCGAAATATACACCTCGATATTGCAGGAAAACTTGAAACCGTATCGACATGCGTTGGGCTACGCTGAGTCTCATCGAGGCGAAACAATGCACTGGCTGATGCTCGGCGAGAAGAAAAGAATAACCAGATACAAGGTGAGAACCGCTTCGTTCAGTAATTGGCCAATCATTGAACAGGCTGTTCTGAACGATATTATTCCAGACTTCCCACTTGTGAACAAAAGCCTAGACCTATCATACTCGGGGAATGACCTATGA
- a CDS encoding NADH-quinone oxidoreductase subunit H — MVFEPSFAAIAAGIIQTLVLIAFSPLLTGVMRKVKAKSQKRVGASILQPYYDIVKLMRKDEVISDQTSWIFKSTPWINFAAVATAALFVPVMLAYSPFGLAGDILLVIGLFSLARFFTVLSGLDSASAFGGLGSSREMMLSSLIEPALFLTIFTVSLTFGATNITTLVNSAAGLQQLVTPSLLFALISMFVIVIAETGRLPFDNPATHLELTMVHEAMVLEYSGKRLALIEWAQSIKHLTLLALMINIFFPWGIATSLSATAIEEGLLIFVAKALTIGVIMAFIETRVAKWRLFRIPDLISIAIASSMVGVVFFYI; from the coding sequence ATGGTGTTCGAACCAAGCTTTGCAGCCATAGCTGCAGGAATTATTCAGACACTTGTACTGATAGCGTTTTCACCGCTGCTAACAGGAGTTATGCGAAAGGTTAAAGCGAAATCTCAGAAGAGAGTGGGCGCAAGCATCCTCCAACCCTACTACGACATCGTAAAGCTGATGAGGAAAGACGAGGTGATATCTGATCAAACATCTTGGATCTTCAAATCCACACCTTGGATTAACTTCGCAGCAGTTGCAACAGCCGCCCTCTTCGTGCCAGTTATGCTGGCATACTCACCCTTCGGACTAGCCGGTGACATCCTCCTAGTTATCGGGCTCTTCAGTTTAGCCCGGTTCTTCACGGTGTTGAGCGGGCTGGACTCAGCCAGCGCCTTCGGCGGTTTAGGCAGTAGCAGAGAGATGATGCTGTCCTCGCTTATCGAGCCGGCGCTATTCCTCACAATATTCACTGTATCGCTGACCTTCGGTGCAACAAACATCACTACGCTAGTCAACTCCGCAGCCGGACTACAGCAGCTTGTTACGCCTAGTCTACTCTTCGCATTAATATCCATGTTCGTAATCGTTATCGCTGAAACAGGCAGGCTACCGTTTGACAACCCCGCAACCCATCTTGAGCTCACAATGGTTCATGAAGCAATGGTGCTGGAGTATTCAGGTAAACGATTGGCTCTGATTGAGTGGGCGCAATCCATTAAACATTTGACTCTACTTGCGCTGATGATAAACATCTTCTTCCCATGGGGAATTGCTACATCCCTTTCTGCAACCGCCATCGAAGAAGGGCTGCTTATCTTCGTCGCAAAGGCTCTAACAATCGGAGTTATCATGGCGTTCATTGAAACTAGGGTGGCGAAGTGGAGGCTCTTCAGAATCCCTGATCTGATATCTATAGCGATTGCCAGCTCGATGGTAGGAGTTGTCTTCTTCTATATTTAG